A window from Drosophila subobscura isolate 14011-0131.10 chromosome O, UCBerk_Dsub_1.0, whole genome shotgun sequence encodes these proteins:
- the LOC117899260 gene encoding adiponectin receptor protein isoform X2, with protein sequence MESATNLLERKKSVSDLSAEVEETSTATTGLDSSGQSSAGAATTATTTATQHGSDEAEEDIFEQVQMILRKRRGWGPDDSLSTNDLHLLEYDDELGEEDDAGCPLPSTPEDTQLIEAEVWEASWKVCHYKNLPKWLQDNDFLHRGHRPPLPSFRACFKSIFRIHTETGNIWTHLLGFIAFIGVAVYFITRPSVEIQTQEKIVFGAFFIGAIVCLGFSFAFHTLSCHSVEMGRLFSKLDYCGIALLIMGSFVPWLYYGFYCHYQPKVIYLSVVSVLGVLSIVVSLWDKFSEPALRPLRAGVFMSFGLSGVIPAIHYSIMEGWFSQMSRASLGWLILMGLLYIIGALLYALRVPERWFPGKFDIWGQSHQIFHILVIAAAFVHYHGISEMAMYRVMYSECTVPIEPVTF encoded by the exons ATGGAATCTGCCACGAATCTGCTTGAGCGCAAGAAGTCGGTCAGCGATTTGTCTGCCGAGGTGGAGGAGACTTCCACTGCAACCACTGGCCTGGACTCGTCTGGGCAATCGTCTGCGGGTGCGGCGACCACCGCAACCACAACGGCCACACAGCACGGCAGCGATGAGGCCGAGGAAGATATCTTCGAGCAGGTACAAATGATTCTTCGCAAGCGACGCGGCTGGGGCCCGGATGACTCTCTCAGCACCAATGATCTACATTTGCTGGAGTACGACGATGAGCTGGGCGAGGAGGATGATGCCGGATGTCCACTGCCTTCCACACCGGAGGACACACAGCTCATCGAGGCTGAG GTCTGGGAGGCCAGTTGGAAGGTGTGCCACTACAAAAACCTACCAAAATGGCTGCAGGATAACGATTTTCTACACCGCGGACATCGCCCACCGCTGCCCTCGTTCCGGGCGTGCTTCAAATCGATTTTCCGCATTCACACGGAAACGGGAAACATTTGGACACATCTGCTGGGCTTCATTGCCTTCATTGGCGTGGCTGTTTACTTCATTACGCGTCCCTCGGTGGAGATTCAGACACAGGAGAAAATCGTATTTGGCGCCTTCTTTATCGGGGCCATCGTTTGTTTAGGATTCTCATTTGCTTTCCACACACTAAGCTGTCACTCTGTAGAGATGGGAAGACTGTTTTCAAA GCTCGACTACTGTGGAATTGCGTTGCTTATTATGGGATCTTTTGTACCTTGGCTGTACTATGGTTTCTACTGTCATTACCAGCCAAAGGTGATTTATCTCTCAGTGGTCTCTGTCCTGGGCGTGCTCTCCATCGTTGTCTCACTGTGGGATAAGTTCTCGGAGCCAGCACTCCGTCCATTGCGCGCTGGCGTTTTCATGAGCTTTGGACTGTCTGGCGTCATTCCAGCCATTCATTACAGCATCATGGAGGGCTGGTTTAGCCAGATGAGTCGTGCCAGTTTGGGTTGGCTTATTCTCATGG GTCTACTCTATATAATCGGTGCCCTGCTGTATGCTCTACGTGTGCCCGAACGTTGGTTCCCTGGAAAGTTCGACATCTGG ggACAATCGCATCAGATATTCCACATCCTTGTGATTGCTGCCGCCTTTGTGCACTATCATGGCATCTCCGAGATGGCCATGTACCGTGTCATGTATAGCGAATGCACCGTGCCGATTGAGCCTGTTACCTTCTAG
- the LOC117899260 gene encoding adiponectin receptor protein isoform X1, with amino-acid sequence MESATNLLERKKSVSDLSAEVEETSTATTGLDSSGQSSAGAATTATTTATQHGSDEAEEDIFEQVQMILRKRRGWGPDDSLSTNDLHLLEYDDELGEEDDAGCPLPSTPEDTQLIEAEMTEVLKAGVLSDEIDLGALAHNAAEQAEEFVRKVWEASWKVCHYKNLPKWLQDNDFLHRGHRPPLPSFRACFKSIFRIHTETGNIWTHLLGFIAFIGVAVYFITRPSVEIQTQEKIVFGAFFIGAIVCLGFSFAFHTLSCHSVEMGRLFSKLDYCGIALLIMGSFVPWLYYGFYCHYQPKVIYLSVVSVLGVLSIVVSLWDKFSEPALRPLRAGVFMSFGLSGVIPAIHYSIMEGWFSQMSRASLGWLILMGLLYIIGALLYALRVPERWFPGKFDIWGQSHQIFHILVIAAAFVHYHGISEMAMYRVMYSECTVPIEPVTF; translated from the exons ATGGAATCTGCCACGAATCTGCTTGAGCGCAAGAAGTCGGTCAGCGATTTGTCTGCCGAGGTGGAGGAGACTTCCACTGCAACCACTGGCCTGGACTCGTCTGGGCAATCGTCTGCGGGTGCGGCGACCACCGCAACCACAACGGCCACACAGCACGGCAGCGATGAGGCCGAGGAAGATATCTTCGAGCAGGTACAAATGATTCTTCGCAAGCGACGCGGCTGGGGCCCGGATGACTCTCTCAGCACCAATGATCTACATTTGCTGGAGTACGACGATGAGCTGGGCGAGGAGGATGATGCCGGATGTCCACTGCCTTCCACACCGGAGGACACACAGCTCATCGAGGCTGAG ATGACGGAAGTACTGAAAGCTGGTGTGCTGTCGGACGAGATCGATTTGGGTGCATTGGCTCACAATGCCGCTGAGCAAGCCGAGGAATTTGTACGCAAG GTCTGGGAGGCCAGTTGGAAGGTGTGCCACTACAAAAACCTACCAAAATGGCTGCAGGATAACGATTTTCTACACCGCGGACATCGCCCACCGCTGCCCTCGTTCCGGGCGTGCTTCAAATCGATTTTCCGCATTCACACGGAAACGGGAAACATTTGGACACATCTGCTGGGCTTCATTGCCTTCATTGGCGTGGCTGTTTACTTCATTACGCGTCCCTCGGTGGAGATTCAGACACAGGAGAAAATCGTATTTGGCGCCTTCTTTATCGGGGCCATCGTTTGTTTAGGATTCTCATTTGCTTTCCACACACTAAGCTGTCACTCTGTAGAGATGGGAAGACTGTTTTCAAA GCTCGACTACTGTGGAATTGCGTTGCTTATTATGGGATCTTTTGTACCTTGGCTGTACTATGGTTTCTACTGTCATTACCAGCCAAAGGTGATTTATCTCTCAGTGGTCTCTGTCCTGGGCGTGCTCTCCATCGTTGTCTCACTGTGGGATAAGTTCTCGGAGCCAGCACTCCGTCCATTGCGCGCTGGCGTTTTCATGAGCTTTGGACTGTCTGGCGTCATTCCAGCCATTCATTACAGCATCATGGAGGGCTGGTTTAGCCAGATGAGTCGTGCCAGTTTGGGTTGGCTTATTCTCATGG GTCTACTCTATATAATCGGTGCCCTGCTGTATGCTCTACGTGTGCCCGAACGTTGGTTCCCTGGAAAGTTCGACATCTGG ggACAATCGCATCAGATATTCCACATCCTTGTGATTGCTGCCGCCTTTGTGCACTATCATGGCATCTCCGAGATGGCCATGTACCGTGTCATGTATAGCGAATGCACCGTGCCGATTGAGCCTGTTACCTTCTAG
- the LOC117896308 gene encoding elongation of very long chain fatty acids protein 7 codes for MTTYMKIFEERISGLSKGVDETVDSWFLMSSPAPVFGVVLLYLAFVLKIGPEFMKNRKPMDLKRIMVFYNAFQVCYSIWMCRTSIQESNVISSIFSKKCEINRTREQNLTLYSGAWFYFFSKIIDLLDTTFFVLRKKNNQVSFLHVYHHTITVLFSWGYLKYAPGEQGVIIGILNSGVHIMMYFYYMVAAMGPQYQKYLWWKKYMTSIQLIQFVLILGYMLAVGAKGCNMPKTLTFFFVGNTVIFLYLFGNFYRKTYNKNKGIDGSSRTGSSLAQSALRAAGGMGCMPNQSQIQIKSESQAQPTKAYIDLNNNSVKPLKLE; via the exons ATGACTACATACATGAAGATATTCGAGGAGCGCATCTCCGGCCTGTCCAAGGGCGTGG aTGAGACTGTGGACAGCTGGTTCCTGATGAGTTCGCCAGCGCCTGTATTTGGTGTTGTGTTGCTTTACCTTGCATTTGTTCTGAAGATCGGACCCGAGTTCATGAAGAACCGCAAGCCCATGGATCTGAAGCGTATTATGGTGTTCTACAATGCCTTCCAGGTCTGCTACTCCATTTGGATGTGTCGCACG TCCATTCAGGAGAGCAATGTGATATCCTCGATCTTCTCGAAGAAGTGCGAAATCAATCGCACACGTGAACAGAATCTTACTTTATACTCGGGCGCCTGGTTCTACTTCTTCTCGAAGATCATCGACCTGCTGGACACGACGTTCTTTGTGCTGCGCAAGAAGAATAATCAGGTCTCGTTCCTGCATGTCTACCACCACACCATCACCGTTCTCTTCTCCTGGGGCTATCTGAAGTACGCGCCTGGGGAACAGGGCGTGATCATTGGCATCCTCAACTCGGGCGTGCACATCATGATGTACTTCTACTACATGGTGGCAGCCATGGGACCACAGTACCAGAAGTACCTCTGGTGGAAGAAGTACATGACAAGCATCCAGCTGATCCAGttcgtcctcatcctcggcTACATGTTGGCCGTCGGCGCCAAGGGTTGCAACATGCCCAAGACACTCACCTTCTTCTTCGTGGGCAACACCGTCATCTTCCTATATCTGTTCGGCAACTTCTACCGCAAGACCTACAACAAGAACAAGGGCATCGATGGCAGCTCTCGGACCGGCAGCAGTCTGGCCCAGTCAGCACTCCGCGCCGCCGGCGGCATGGGCTGCATGCCCAACCAGAGCCAGATCCAGATCAAGAGCGAGAGCCAGGCACAGCCGACCAAGGCCTATATCGAtctgaacaacaacagcgtGAAGCCGCTGAAGCTGGAATGA
- the LOC117896309 gene encoding elongation of very long chain fatty acids protein AAEL008004: MAAVNASKTDYWNFLFIELADPRTNDWFLIKSPLPLLAILGLYLFFVLGWGPRFMRDRKPFKLERTLLVYNFFQVALSVWMVYEGVVIWQTYSWRCQPVDWSRTPKAYREARVVYVYYLAKITELLDTIFFVLRKNDRQVTFLHVYHHTVMPMISWGTSKYYPGGHGTFIGMINSFVHIIMYSYYFLSAFGPQMQKYLWWKKYITNLQMIQFCCAFIHQTQLLYTDCGYPRWSVCFTLPNAVFFYFLFNDFYQKSYKKKQAAAKAKALSAENNNESCAKDLNKVAAKDLELELKQKAL, translated from the exons ATGGCAGCCGTCAACGCATCGAAAACGGATTATTGGAACTTTCTGTTCATCGAGCTGGCAG ATCCCCGCACCAATGACTGGTTCCTGATCAAGTCccccctgccgctgcttgcCATCCTCGGCCTGTACCTGTTCTTCGTGCTGGGATGGGGACCGCGGTTCATGCGCGACCGGAAGCCCTTCAAGCTGGAGCGTACCCTTCTGGTGTACAACTTCTTCCAGGTGGCGCTCAGCGTGTGGATGGTGTACGAGGGTGTAGTCATCTGGCAGACATACAGCTGGCGGTGCCAACCCGTCGACTGGTCACGCACGCCCAAAGCTTACAGGGAGGCGCGCGTGGTCTATGTCTACTATCTGGCCAAGATCACCGAGCTGCTGGACACGATCTTCTTTGTGCTGCGCAAGAACGATCGCCAGGTGACCTTCCTGCACGTCTACCACCACACTGTGATGCCAATGATCAGCTGGGGCACCAGCAAATACTATCCCGGCGGACACGGCACCTTCATCGGCATGATCAACTCGTTCGTGCACATCATCATGTATTCGTACTACTTCCTCTCCGCCTTCGGTCCCCAGATGCAGAAGTATCTGTGGTGGAAGAAGTACATCACCAACCTGCAAATG ATCCAGTTCTGCTGCGCCTTCATCCATCAGACCCAGCTGTTGTACACGGACTGCGGCTATCCCCGTTGGTCTGTCTGCTTCACCCTGCCCAATGCCGTCTTCTTCTACTTCCTGTTCAACGATTTCTACCAGAAGTCCTACAAGAAGAAGCAGGCAGCTGCCAAGGCCAAGGCTCTGTCGGCGGAGAACAATAACGAGAGCTGTGCCAAGGATCTGAATAAGGTGGCAGCGAAGGATctagagctggagctgaagcagaagGCCTTGTAG
- the LOC117899260 gene encoding adiponectin receptor protein isoform X3: MSDKQQSQPEVVLSVLDPDLEPKGEASNEEAPKKNQNEDTIERQAIDKDMTEVLKAGVLSDEIDLGALAHNAAEQAEEFVRKVWEASWKVCHYKNLPKWLQDNDFLHRGHRPPLPSFRACFKSIFRIHTETGNIWTHLLGFIAFIGVAVYFITRPSVEIQTQEKIVFGAFFIGAIVCLGFSFAFHTLSCHSVEMGRLFSKLDYCGIALLIMGSFVPWLYYGFYCHYQPKVIYLSVVSVLGVLSIVVSLWDKFSEPALRPLRAGVFMSFGLSGVIPAIHYSIMEGWFSQMSRASLGWLILMGLLYIIGALLYALRVPERWFPGKFDIWGQSHQIFHILVIAAAFVHYHGISEMAMYRVMYSECTVPIEPVTF; the protein is encoded by the exons ATGTCAGACAAGCAGCAGTCCCAGCCGGAGGTTGTTTTGAGTGTTTTAGACCCGGATCTGGAGCCGAAGGGTGAGGCTTCGAACGAGGAGGCACCAAAGAAGAACCAGAACGAGGATACAATTGAGCGTCAAGCCATCGATAAAGAC ATGACGGAAGTACTGAAAGCTGGTGTGCTGTCGGACGAGATCGATTTGGGTGCATTGGCTCACAATGCCGCTGAGCAAGCCGAGGAATTTGTACGCAAG GTCTGGGAGGCCAGTTGGAAGGTGTGCCACTACAAAAACCTACCAAAATGGCTGCAGGATAACGATTTTCTACACCGCGGACATCGCCCACCGCTGCCCTCGTTCCGGGCGTGCTTCAAATCGATTTTCCGCATTCACACGGAAACGGGAAACATTTGGACACATCTGCTGGGCTTCATTGCCTTCATTGGCGTGGCTGTTTACTTCATTACGCGTCCCTCGGTGGAGATTCAGACACAGGAGAAAATCGTATTTGGCGCCTTCTTTATCGGGGCCATCGTTTGTTTAGGATTCTCATTTGCTTTCCACACACTAAGCTGTCACTCTGTAGAGATGGGAAGACTGTTTTCAAA GCTCGACTACTGTGGAATTGCGTTGCTTATTATGGGATCTTTTGTACCTTGGCTGTACTATGGTTTCTACTGTCATTACCAGCCAAAGGTGATTTATCTCTCAGTGGTCTCTGTCCTGGGCGTGCTCTCCATCGTTGTCTCACTGTGGGATAAGTTCTCGGAGCCAGCACTCCGTCCATTGCGCGCTGGCGTTTTCATGAGCTTTGGACTGTCTGGCGTCATTCCAGCCATTCATTACAGCATCATGGAGGGCTGGTTTAGCCAGATGAGTCGTGCCAGTTTGGGTTGGCTTATTCTCATGG GTCTACTCTATATAATCGGTGCCCTGCTGTATGCTCTACGTGTGCCCGAACGTTGGTTCCCTGGAAAGTTCGACATCTGG ggACAATCGCATCAGATATTCCACATCCTTGTGATTGCTGCCGCCTTTGTGCACTATCATGGCATCTCCGAGATGGCCATGTACCGTGTCATGTATAGCGAATGCACCGTGCCGATTGAGCCTGTTACCTTCTAG